The following coding sequences lie in one Nakaseomyces glabratus chromosome I, complete sequence genomic window:
- the HMI1 gene encoding ATP-dependent 3'-5' DNA helicase (CAGL0I07623g~Ortholog(s) have ATP-dependent 3'-5' DNA helicase activity, role in mitochondrial DNA metabolic process and mitochondrial matrix localization) yields the protein MRKGKLTSSQKSVLEAKYEPNSTLKVVAGPGSGKTTTLLHKVHHLIDSQNIHPDEILILSLTNKAVDNIFGKLTSVFYELTDSDDAQHIEQVADKIGCYTIHGLANKIVTEREGTVSIIEENGWRGLSQLVSKDYWNKTRSPGKKTKRLEKLLSEYKKQNKSSDDTIDKLIQIMDSCKVLTNEDLIIRASKILTEPTFDSAEFSFIRDLNQRYKVILIDEFQDLYPQLLPLLQTISKNKQLIIFGDVHQSIYEFLGANSTVVEALDHLHSNTITVHLNDNFRCSPEIMKAARKVINKEHVAVELETISDIIVKEPSKVDPIIESIDNVDAQLRYIETEISKLVCSSAKLSDIAILTRSNAEIDTIIDYFKNSAIPFEKLTSQPEWMSDVRIQYIIDFMRTILLTSDDNNSNNNNYRPNERNCTPNWKSDFNTIVTLSGVKGIGYATIQQLYQSALSNEQPLWEYLKSLDAGDIPIAGHIKQQIQRYVGLLRELHRSSFVSSCNEPIELLEMLVNIISDIEYQPLINISKKDLDIVMKHLQDLLLALNEAKDSKPSDCSLLEWFLTHYIEQVTSAHHEKLLAGNKDDIGTIKLSTIHAAKGLEFPIVLISNLSQNQYPIDTNALYVAMTRARNLLYLINVNHKEIKNIDRFSHSILEQRNFWKYYNRDLKRTNIITTKSYYTELSKKYNLLPSKRMLHSAPKTFLRAAKFLF from the coding sequence ATGAGGAAAGGGAAGCTAACCTCATCACAAAAATCTGTTCTGGAAGCTAAATATGAACCTAATTCCACTTTGAAAGTAGTGGCCGGACCAGGATCAGGCAAGACTACTACATTACTGCATAAAGTTCACCATTTGATAGATTCGCAGAATATCCACCCGGATGagatattaatattatcattaacCAATAAAGCTGTTGATAACATATTTGGGAAACTGACTAGTGTTTTTTATGAGCTGACTGACAGTGATGATGCGCAGCATATTGAACAGGTGGCAGATAAAATTGGATGTTATACAATACATGGACTGGCGAATAAGATAGTAACGGAGAGAGAGGGAACAGTGAGTATTATTGAAGAGAACGGCTGGAGGGGATTGAGTCAGTTAGTCTCGAAGGATTACTGGAATAAGACTCGATCACCTGGAAAGAAGACAAAACGTCTGGAGAAACTATTAAGCGAGTACAAGAAGCAAAATAAATCCTCAGATGATACCATAGACAAATTAATACAGATTATGGATTCCTGCAAAGTATTAACAAATGAAGATTTAATAATCAGAGCCTCAAAGATATTAACTGAACCTACATTCGATAGTGCAGAATTTAGTTTTATTAGGGATTTGAATCAAAGATATAAAGTCATATTGATTGACGAGTTTCAGGATTTATATCCACAACTATTACCTTTGTTACAGACCATCtctaaaaataaacaattaataatttttggAGACGTTCATCAGAGCATATACGAGTTTCTCGGTGCTAATTCCACTGTTGTAGAGGCTCTGGATCACTTACACTCAAACACAATAACTGTACATTTGAATGATAACTTCAGATGTTCACCAGAAATTATGAAAGCTGCGAGGAAAGTTATTAATAAAGAGCATGTAGCGGTCGAGCTTGAGACTATCTCAGATATAATAGTGAAGGAGCCCAGCAAAGTTGATCCCATTATAGAAAGTATTGATAATGTTGATGCCCAATTGAGATATATCGAAACTGAAATATCAAAGCTAGTATGCTCTTCGGCAAAACTCTCAGATATTGCCATTTTAACTAGATCCAATGCAGAGATTGATACTATTATTGACTATTTTAAGAATTCAGCTATTCCGTTTGAGAAGCTTACATCACAGCCAGAATGGATGTCAGATGTCCGAATTCAATATATCATAGACTTTATGAGAACCATACTACTTACTTCGgatgataataatagtaataataataattatagACCGAATGAGAGAAATTGTACTCCCAATTGGAAAAGTGATTTTAATACGATTGTTACTCTAAGTGGAGTTAAAGGTATTGGATACGCCACTATTCAACAACTCTATCAATCAGCGCTTAGTAATGAACAACCTTTATGGGAGTACTTAAAGAGCTTAGATGCTGGCGATATCCCAATAGCCGGGCACataaaacaacaaataCAAAGATATGTTGGGCTGCTACGAGAACTCCATAGATCATCTTTTGTCAGTAGTTGTAACGAACCAATTGAATTGCTAGAAATGCTGGTTAATATAATCAGTGATATAGAATATCAACCACTCATTAACATAAGTAAGAAGGATCTTGACATTGTAATGAAGCACTTACAAGATCTTCTGTTGGCCTTAAATGAGGCTAAGGACTCAAAACCATCCGATTGTTCCTTATTGGAGTGGTTTTTAACACATTACATCGAACAAGTGACATCTGCCCATCATGAGAAATTGTTAGCAGGAAACAAAGACGATATTGGGACAATAAAACTTTCTACAATACATGCTGCCAAGGGATTGGAATTCCCAATTGTACTCATTTCGAATTTATCTCAAAATCAATATCCGATTGATACCAATGCATTATATGTGGCAATGACTAGAGCTCGTAATCTTCTTTACCTGATCAACGTAAATCACAAGGAgataaagaatattgatAGATTTTCACATTCCATTTTAGAACAACGGAACTTTTGGAAATACTACAACAGAGACTTAAAACGTAccaatattattacaacTAAAAGTTATTACACTGAACTAAGcaagaaatataatttattaCCCTCCAAAAGGATGTTACATTCAGCTCCAAAAACGTTTCTTAGAGCTGCTAAATTTCTGTTTTGA
- the RFC4 gene encoding replication factor C subunit 4 (CAGL0I07645g~Putative fructose 1,6-bisphosphate aldolase; protein differentially expressed in azole resistant strain): MSKATLTLELPWVEKYRPHLLKDIVGNEETVERLQQIAADGNMPHMIISGLPGIGKTTSIHCLAHEMLGESYSQAVLELNASDDRGIDVVRNQIKHFAQKKCHLPPGKHKIIILDEADSMTAGAQQALRRTMELYSNSTRFAFACNQSNKIIEPLQSRCAILRYSKLSDEQVLKRLLEIIKAEDVQYTNDGLEAIIFTAEGDMRQAINNLQSTVAGHGLVNGENVFKIVDSPHPLIVKKMLLAETLDESIDCLRQELWAKGYSAVDIVTTCFRVTKNLFQLKESVRLEMIKEIGTTHMRILEGVSTYLQLASMLAKIHKLKA; encoded by the coding sequence ATGTCTAAAGCTACACTTACTTTAGAGCTCCCATGGGTAGAGAAGTACCGCCCTCACCTGCTAAAGGATATAGTGGGAAATGAGGAGACTGTGGAGCGGTTACAACAGATAGCAGCAGATGGTAACATGCCGCACATGATCATTTCTGGTCTACCAGGTATTGGTAAAACCACGTCGATTCACTGCCTGGCACATGAGATGCTGGGCGAATCATATTCACAAGCTGTGCTAGAATTAAACGCATCTGATGATAGAGGTATCGATGTTGTCAGAAATCAGATAAAGCACTTTGCTCAGAAGAAGTGCCATTTACCACCGGGTAAACACAAGATAATTATTCTTGATGAAGCTGATTCTATGACTGCGGGCGCACAACAGGCTTTAAGACGTACTATGGAATTGTACTCTAATTCCACCAGATTTGCTTTCGCATGTAATCAGTCAAACAAGATCATAGAGCCACTACAGAGTAGATGTGCTATTCTGCGCTACTCGAAGCTATCAGATGAACAGGTATTGAAGAGACTACTGGAGATAATAAAAGCTGAGGATGTTCAGTACACAAATGACGGTTTGGAGGCCATTATATTTACCGCGGAAGGTGATATGAGACAAGCTATCAACAACCTACAAAGTACTGTGGCTGGTCACGGGCTGGTCAACGGTGAAAATGTCTTTAAAATTGTAGATTCACCTCATCCACTTATAGTAAAAAAGATGCTACTGGCAGAAACTTTGGATGAATCAATTGATTGTCTGAGACAAGAGCTGTGGGCAAAAGGCTACTCGGCAGTAGATATAGTCACAACCTGTTTTAGGGTCACCAAAAATCTTTTCCAATTAAAAGAATCTGTACGTTTGGAGATGATTAAAGAAATAGGTACAACACATATGAGAATTCTAGAAGGTGTAAGCACTTACCTCCAATTGGCCTCTATGCTTGCTAAAATTCACAAGCTGAAGGCATAA